In one Brassica oleracea var. oleracea cultivar TO1000 chromosome C9, BOL, whole genome shotgun sequence genomic region, the following are encoded:
- the LOC106318935 gene encoding uncharacterized protein LOC106318935, protein MGLTSTTSPVPPTGVSGREVVVAGSEKVVKKRAAAGHSSKDAPASKSCKVASSDVELPSVVELPAAEKATFEPFEHSFNGLSSGCGDLFKLFQSPGGVDGLPFDQVRRGEWYQEFARHLAIATKFANKLVVNQDEELEEVKAELEKTKAKLASIKDKADNSEEKAALCGKYEAEKKVSSDALEEVEKLTAKIALEAERVKKRQAVDLERFKKEKEVASRKYRWAVTRHDDVLATFNSHMKKVRRYVENQKVVRTSMHGLNQIMGVLDAARRRKEGISIPDGKVKHLENELVQRKEKANLVVRVEFEPNELADLPSFDFTRPLSPVHLSLTAGIEDAAKARGKEEDRPREEAKRRRVAERACASAVRREGQVPSRP, encoded by the exons ATGGGTCTTACTAGCACGACATCTCCTGTACCGCCCACTGGTGTTTCTGGAAGGGAGGTTGTTGTTGCTGGCAGTGAGAAGGTTGTGAAGAAAAGAGCTGCCGCTGGTCATTCATCCAAGGACGCGCCGGCTTCGAAATCTTGCAAAGTTGCGAGCTCTGATGTTGAGCTGCCTTCGGTGGTTGAGTTGCCTGCTGCGGAGAAGGCTACGTTTGAACCGTTTGAGCATTCGTTCAACGGTTTGTCCTCGGGATGTGGTGATCTTTTCAAGTTGTTTCAATCACCTGGTGGTGTTGATGGTTTGCCTTTTGACCAAGTTAGGCGTGGTGAGTGGTATCAAGAGTTCGCTCGTCACTTGGCCATT GCTACAAAATTTGCGAACAAATTGGTGGTTAATCAAGATGAGGAGCTTGAAGAGGTGAAGGCGGAGCTTGAGAAAACGAAGGCTAAGCTTGCTTCTATTAAGGACAAGGCTGATAATTCCGAGGAAAAGGCGGCTCTGTGCGGCAAGTATGAGGCTGAGAAGAAAGTGTCCTCGGATGCATTGGAAGAAGTTGAAAAACTCACTGCAAAGATAGCTTTGGAAGCTGAGCGGGTGAAGAAGCGTCAAGCGGTCGACTTGGAACGTTTTAAGAAGGAAAAGGAAGTGGCGAGCAGGAAGTATCGTTGGGCAGTAACAAGACATGATGATGTGCTGGCTACTTTCAATTCTCATATGAAAAAGGTGCGGAGGTATGTGGAGAATCAGAAGGTTGTTCGCACGTCTATGCATGGATTGAATCAGATCATGGGAGTGCTTGATGCTGCCAGGAGGAGGAAAGAGGGAATAAGTATTCCTGATGGTAAGGTTAAGCATCTTGAGAATGAATTGGTCCAGAGGAAAGAGAAGGCAAACTTGGTTGTTCGTGTTGAGTTTGAACCTAATGAATTGGCTGATCTCCCTTCCTTTGATTTTACTCGTCCACTCTCTCCTGTTCATCTTTCTCTGACTGCGGGGATTGAGGATGCGGCTAAGGCGAGAGGTAAAGAGGAAGATCGTCCTCGTGAGGAAGCAAAGCGTCGTCGCGTGGCTGAGCGTGCATGTGCTTCGGCTGTGAGGCGTGAGGGTCAGGTTCCTTCGCGCCCGTAG
- the LOC106314570 gene encoding signaling mucin HKR1-like — protein sequence MVAPSLPPDVTSLLMAAPSSSTVVQNSSHVASNSLMAASSSSPVVTSSSMADPSSPPDVPSSSMAAPSSPPDVPSSSMAAPSSPPDVPNSSMAAPSLSMLALSSSPVAPHSLVAIPSSSPVAPNSSMVASSSISSVAASDPLSMKECGLDAEGTSLPLVGTSSAFVSSSSVPSSFLGSSLSLAVPSLPLSIEPCRGEVGLSSSSTGSSPSLIPNLSSVVPSMPSVMEKSELSSSIGMPLDGKVACEQLSLLVRKMELADGRKSWSEIAESVIVVELGTLTGSEAEDRVSASLIEEGTRFLFDEHRTNLVAEPGVGGSKLSLKTLPVVSS from the coding sequence ATGGTGGCGCCGAGCTTGCCGCCTGATGTCACGAGCTTGTTAATGGCGGCTCCGAGCTCGTCAACGGTGGTTCAGAATTCGTCTCATGTTGCTTCGAACTCGTTAATGGCGGCTTCAAGCTCATCTCCTGTTGTTACGAGCTCGTCGATGGCGGATCCAAGTTCGCCTCCTGATGTTCCGAGCTCGTCGATGGCAGCTCCGAGCTCACCTCCTGATGTCCCGAGCTCGTCGATGGCGGCTCCGAGCTCACCTCCTGATGTCCCGAACTCGTCAATGGCGGCTCCGAGCTTGTCAATGTTGGCTCTGAGTTCGTCTCCTGTTGCTCCACACTCGTTAGTGGCGATTCCAAGCTCATCTCCTGTTGCTCCGAACTCGTCGATGGTGGCTTCGAGTTCGATCTCGTCTGTTGCTGCTTCGGATCCTTTGTCGATGAAAGAGTGTGGTCTGGATGCGGAGGGCACGAGCTTGCCATTGGTGGGGACGAGCTCGGCTTTTGTTTCAAGCTCGTCTGTTCCTAGCTCATTTCTTGGTTCGAGCTTGTCGCTTGCTGTCCCAAGCTTGCCGTTGTCGATAGAGCCGTGTCGCGGTGAGGTGGGGTTGAGCTCGTCGTCTACTGGTTCGAGCCCGTCTCTCATTCCGAACTTATCTTCTGTTGTGCCAAGCATGCCGTCGGTGATGGAAAAGTCGGAGCTGAGTTCGTCGATTGGTATGCCGTTGGATGGGAAGGTTGCTTGTGAGCAGCTGTCTTTGTTAGTTCGTAAGATGGAGCTTGCTGATGGCCGCAAGTCGTGGTCGGAGATTGCCGAATCTGTCATTGTTGTTGAGTTAGGTACTCTTACGGGAAGTGAAGCAGAAGACAGGGTAAGCGCGAGTTTGATCGAGGAAGGGACCAGGTTTCTTTTTGATGAGCACAGGACAAATTTGGTGGCGGAGCCTGGTGTTGGAGGGTCGAAGTTGTCTTTGAAAACGCTTCCTGTTGTCTCGAGTTAG
- the LOC106317480 gene encoding RING-H2 finger protein ATL56-like → MPPTNDNRIYGETPYTSASPPPPPPKPKTKILSLFLVGAIMISVFFLFLLLLSIASLLLLPFLISSLHRHLRRRRRNRRHVFSDGLSSRFVKKLPEFKFYEPTTRYGSDCVVCLDGFRQGQWCRNLPGCGHVFHRKCVDTWLLKAATCPVCRARVSVVSISGMM, encoded by the coding sequence ATGCCTCCGACGAATGATAACAGAATCTACGGCGAGACACCGTATACCTCGGCGTCTCCACCACCACCACCGCCAAAGCCCAAAACGAAAATTCTCTCTCTCTTCCTCGTAGGCGCTATCATGATATCAGTATTCTTTCTCTTCCTCCTCCTTCTCAGCATCGCATCTCTTCTTCTTCTCCCTTTCCTCATCTCCTCTCTCCATCGCCACCTACGACGTCGCCGACGTAACCGCCGCCACGTATTCTCTGATGGTTTATCTTCAAGATTCGTTAAAAAGCTTCCAGAATTCAAATTCTACGAACCCACCACAAGGTACGGAAGCGATTGCGTGGTTTGTCTTGATGGGTTCAGACAGGGACAATGGTGTCGGAACCTTCCCGGCTGCGGACACGTGTTCCATCGGAAGTGTGTGGACACTTGGTTGCTCAAAGCCGCGACTTGTCCTGTTTGCAGAGCTAGGGTTAGTGTTGTTTCCATATCCGGTATGATGTAA